The following are encoded together in the Lathyrus oleraceus cultivar Zhongwan6 chromosome 3, CAAS_Psat_ZW6_1.0, whole genome shotgun sequence genome:
- the LOC127128556 gene encoding pentatricopeptide repeat-containing protein At2g36730 — protein sequence MVRFKTLLNTPPLTNKQQCLSLLNSCHSINHLHQLQAQIHLNSLHNDTHLLSEFVYFCSLSPFKSLTHARKLVYHFSNNSSPISWNILIRGYSSSDSPIESIWVFKEMRERGVKPNKLTFPFVFKSCAVDLALFEGTQVHCDAVKFGLDSDVYVCNNLINFYGCCKKIVYARKVFDEMCVRTIVSWNSVMTACVENVWLSDGIEHFFKMRDCGFEQDETSMVLLLTVCAELGYLSLGRWVHSQLILRGMVLSVQLGTALVDMYGKSGDLGYARVVFERMEKRNVWTWSSMITGLAQHGFAEEALVLFETMSDEKRNNVLPNYVTYLGVLCACSHAGMVDEGYRYFREMEFVHGIKPMMVHYGAMVDVLGRAGLLREAYRFIQSMPFAPDPIVWRTLLSACTVHDDCDRAGIGEKVRKRLLEMEPKRGGNLVIVANMYAEEGKWEKAANVRRVMRDGGLKKMAGESCVDLGGSMYKFFAGYDSSSHLVPVYDLLDGLNLHLKMVH from the coding sequence ATGGTTCGATTCAAAACATTGCTAAACACACCCCCTCTCACCAACAAACAACAATGTCTCTCTCTCCTCAACTCTTGCCATTCCATCAACCATCTTCATCAACTCCAAGCACAAATTCACCTCAACTCCCTTCACAACGACACCCACTTGCTCTCAGAATTCGTCTACTTTTGTTCCCTCTCTCCCTTCAAAAGCCTCACCCATGCACGTAAACTCGTTTATCACTTTTCCAACAACTCATCGCCGATTTCATGGAACATTCTCATCAGAGGCTATTCATCAAGTGATTCTCCAATTGAATCCATCTGGGTTTTTAAGGAAATGCGAGAAAGAGGTGTTAAACCTAATAAGCTTACTTTTCCTTTTGTTTTCAAGTCTTGTGCGGTGGATTTGGCGTTATTCGAAGGGACTCAGGTTCATTGTGATGCTGTGAAGTTTGGTTTGGATTCTGATGTTTATGTTTGTAACAATTTGATTAATTTTTATGGGTGTTGTAAGAAGATTGTTTACGCGCGGAAGGTGTTTGATGAAATGTGTGTGAGGACGATTGTTTCTTGGAATTCTGTTATGACTGCTTGTGTTGAGAATGTTTGGTTAAGTGATGGGATTGAGCATTTTTTTAAGATGAGGGATTGTGGGTTTGAACAGGACGAGACTAGTATGGTTCTGTTGTTGACTGTTTGTGCCGAGTTGGGTTATTTGAGCCTTGGAAGATGGGTTCATTCGCAGTTGATTTTGAGAGGGATGGTTTTGAGTGTTCAGTTAGGTACTGCTCTTGTTGACATGTATGGTAAGTCGGGAGATTTAGGTTATGCTAGGGTTGTTTTTGAAAGAATGGAGAAGAGAAATGTGTGGACTTGGAGTTCTATGATAACGGGGTTAGCGCAACATGGTTTTGCTGAGGAAGCTCTTGTATTGTTTGAGACGATGAGTgatgaaaagagaaataatgTTTTACCTAATTATGTTACCTATCTTGGTGTTCTATGTGCTTGCAGCCATGCTGGGATGGTTGACGAGGGTTACCGATACTTTCGCGAAATGGAATTTGTTCATGGGATCAAGCCTATGATGGTTCATTATGGAGCAATGGTTGATGTATTGGGCCGCGCTGGTCTTCTTAGGGAAGCTTATAGGTTTATACAGAGCATGCCTTTTGCGCCCGATCCAATTGTGTGGAGGACTTTGTTAAGTGCGTGCACGGTTCATGATGATTGTGACCGTGCGGGGATAGGGGAAAAAGTAAGAAAGAGGTTACTTGAAATGGAGCCAAAGAGGGGAGGGAATTTAGTTATTGTTGCTAACATGTATGCAGAAGAGGGAAAGTGGGAGAAAGCGGCGAACGTGAGGAGGGTAATGAGAGATGGAGGGTTAAAGAAGATGGCGGGAGAGAGTTGCGTTGATTTGGGTGGTTCTATGTATAAGTTCTTTGCAGGGTATGATTCTAGCTCACATTTGGTGCCTGTGTATGATCTGCTAGATGGATTGAACCTGCACTTGAAGATGGTTCATTGA